One window of the Pieris brassicae chromosome Z, ilPieBrab1.1, whole genome shotgun sequence genome contains the following:
- the LOC123719012 gene encoding nuclear hormone receptor FTZ-F1 isoform X1, whose amino-acid sequence MTMDQQTGLMSLNMSAFDLSPGPEGSGSGSGPSGASQQYVPQGAAYQCASDNQPFAYANLDASYLFPTGAGGESGAYLPAAGTVCDQTDTKDVIEELCPVCGDKVSGYHYGLLTCESCKGFFKRTVQNKKVYTCVAERACHIDKTQRKRCPFCRFQKCLDVGMKLEAVRADRMRGGRNKFGPMYKRDRARKLQMMRQRQIAVQTLRGSLGDGGLVLGFSSPYTSVPVKQEIQIPQVSSLTSSPESSPGPALLAAQPQMPQAPPPPSHDKWDAHSPHSASPDAFAFDNSATTAATPSSTAEATSTETLRVSPMIREFVQTIDDREWQNSLFGLLQSQTYNQCEVDLFELMCKVLDQNLFSQVDWARNTVFFKYLKVDDQMKLLQHSWSDMLVLDHLHQRMHNGLPDETTLHNGQKFDLLCLGLLGVPSLADHFNELQNKLAELKFDVPDYICVKFLLLLNPDVRGIVNVKCVRDGYQTVQAALLDYTLTCYPTIQDKFGKLVMVVPEIHALAARGEEHLYQRHCAGQAPTQTLLMEMLHAKRKPNGGDMVNRNAEHTSTLDRLCGFLPNDTIEPHAPI is encoded by the exons ATGACGATGGACCAGCAGACAGGCCTCATGTCCCTCAACATGTCTGCTTTTGATCTAAGTCCCGGTCCAGAAGGTTCTGGCTCCGGTAGTGGACCATCAGGAGCCTCACAGCAATACGTGCCCCAAGGGGCTGCATACCAATGCGCATCAGATAACCAACCATTCGCGTACGCTAACTTGGACGCTTCCTATCTGTTTCCGACAGGTGCTGGTGGAGAATCTGGAGCGTACTTACCCGCAGCTGGGACAGTGTGTGATCAAACTGACACAAAAGATGTGATAGAAGAACTTTGTCCTGTTTGTGGTGACAAAGTTAGTGGATACCATTACGGTCTACTTACTTGTGAATCTTGTAAGGGTTTCTTTAAGAGGACCGTACAGAATAAGAAGGTTTACACATGTGTAGCAGAACGTGCATGTCATATTGATAAAACCCAGAGGAAAAGGTGTCCTTTCTGCCGTTTCCAGAAATGTCTGGATGTTGGAATGAAACTAGAAG CTGTGCGAGCGGATCGTATGCGTGGTGGCCGCAATAAGTTCGGACCCATGTATAAACGCGACCGTGCCCGCAAACTACAAATGATGAGACAAAGACAGATTGCAGTACAAACCCTTCGCGGCTCCCTCGGAGATGGCGGGTTGGTTCTTGGATTCAGTTCACCGTACACCTCGGTGCCTGTGAAGCAGGAGATACAGATCCCACAAGTTTCTTCGCTGACGTCTTCTCCTGAGTCGTCGCCAGGACCTGCACTTCTAGCAGCACAGCCACAGATGCCTCAAGCTCCGCCCCCTCCATCCCACGACAAGTGGGACGCTCATTCACCACACTCTGCCTCGCCGGACGCCTTTGCCTTCGACAACTCAGCCACAACGGCTGCAACGCCGTCCAGCACTGCAGAGGCCACCAGCACTGAAACGCTTCGAGTGTCACCCATGATACGAGAATTCGTTCAGACTATCGACGACAGGGAATGGCAAAACTCTCTTTTTGGCCTCCTACAGAGCCAAACGTACAACCAATGTGAAGTGGATCTCTTCGAGCTAATGTGCAAAGTCCTGGATCAAAATCTGTTCTCCCAAGTGGATTGGGCGAGGAACACCGTGttctttaagtatttaaag GTTGACGATCAAATGAAATTGCTTCAACACTCGTGGTCGGATATGTTGGTGCTGGACCACCTTCACCAACGGATGCATAACGGTCTACCAGATGAAACCACACTTCATAACGGGCAGAAGTTTGATCTTCTATGCCTCGGTCTTCTGGGGGTGCCTTCACTGGCTGACCACTTCAACGAGCTCCAGAATAAATTAGCTGAGCTCAAATTCGACGTACCTGATTACATCTGTGTGAAATTCCTCCTGCTTTTAAACCCTG ACGTGCGGGGTATCGTAAACGTGAAATGCGTCAGAGATGGTTACCAGACAGTACAGGCCGCACTTCTAGACTACACACTTACCTGCTATCCCACGATACAG GACAAATTCGGCAAATTAGTGATGGTAGTGCCTGAAATTCATGCGCTCGCGGCACGAGGCGAAGAGCACTTGTATCAGCGACATTGCGCGGGCCAGGCGCCAACACAGACTCTACTTATGGAAATGCTGCACGCTAAACGCAA GCCAAACGGTGGTGATATGGTTAACCGGAATGCTGAGCACACGTCAACTCTAGACAGATT GTGCGGGTTCCTGCCCAACGACACGATTGAGCCGCATGCTCCTATATA A
- the LOC123719012 gene encoding nuclear hormone receptor FTZ-F1 isoform X3: MTMDQQTGLMSLNMSAFDLSPGPEGSGSGSGPSGASQQYVPQGAAYQCASDNQPFAYANLDASYLFPTGAGGESGAYLPAAGTVCDQTDTKDVIEELCPVCGDKVSGYHYGLLTCESCKGFFKRTVQNKKVYTCVAERACHIDKTQRKRCPFCRFQKCLDVGMKLEAVRADRMRGGRNKFGPMYKRDRARKLQMMRQRQIAVQTLRGSLGDGGLVLGFSSPYTSVPVKQEIQIPQVSSLTSSPESSPGPALLAAQPQMPQAPPPPSHDKWDAHSPHSASPDAFAFDNSATTAATPSSTAEATSTETLRVSPMIREFVQTIDDREWQNSLFGLLQSQTYNQCEVDLFELMCKVLDQNLFSQVDWARNTVFFKYLKVDDQMKLLQHSWSDMLVLDHLHQRMHNGLPDETTLHNGQKFDLLCLGLLGVPSLADHFNELQNKLAELKFDVPDYICVKFLLLLNPDVRGIVNVKCVRDGYQTVQAALLDYTLTCYPTIQDKFGKLVMVVPEIHALAARGEEHLYQRHCAGQAPTQTLLMEMLHAKRKPNGGDMVNRNAEHTSTLDRLS; encoded by the exons ATGACGATGGACCAGCAGACAGGCCTCATGTCCCTCAACATGTCTGCTTTTGATCTAAGTCCCGGTCCAGAAGGTTCTGGCTCCGGTAGTGGACCATCAGGAGCCTCACAGCAATACGTGCCCCAAGGGGCTGCATACCAATGCGCATCAGATAACCAACCATTCGCGTACGCTAACTTGGACGCTTCCTATCTGTTTCCGACAGGTGCTGGTGGAGAATCTGGAGCGTACTTACCCGCAGCTGGGACAGTGTGTGATCAAACTGACACAAAAGATGTGATAGAAGAACTTTGTCCTGTTTGTGGTGACAAAGTTAGTGGATACCATTACGGTCTACTTACTTGTGAATCTTGTAAGGGTTTCTTTAAGAGGACCGTACAGAATAAGAAGGTTTACACATGTGTAGCAGAACGTGCATGTCATATTGATAAAACCCAGAGGAAAAGGTGTCCTTTCTGCCGTTTCCAGAAATGTCTGGATGTTGGAATGAAACTAGAAG CTGTGCGAGCGGATCGTATGCGTGGTGGCCGCAATAAGTTCGGACCCATGTATAAACGCGACCGTGCCCGCAAACTACAAATGATGAGACAAAGACAGATTGCAGTACAAACCCTTCGCGGCTCCCTCGGAGATGGCGGGTTGGTTCTTGGATTCAGTTCACCGTACACCTCGGTGCCTGTGAAGCAGGAGATACAGATCCCACAAGTTTCTTCGCTGACGTCTTCTCCTGAGTCGTCGCCAGGACCTGCACTTCTAGCAGCACAGCCACAGATGCCTCAAGCTCCGCCCCCTCCATCCCACGACAAGTGGGACGCTCATTCACCACACTCTGCCTCGCCGGACGCCTTTGCCTTCGACAACTCAGCCACAACGGCTGCAACGCCGTCCAGCACTGCAGAGGCCACCAGCACTGAAACGCTTCGAGTGTCACCCATGATACGAGAATTCGTTCAGACTATCGACGACAGGGAATGGCAAAACTCTCTTTTTGGCCTCCTACAGAGCCAAACGTACAACCAATGTGAAGTGGATCTCTTCGAGCTAATGTGCAAAGTCCTGGATCAAAATCTGTTCTCCCAAGTGGATTGGGCGAGGAACACCGTGttctttaagtatttaaag GTTGACGATCAAATGAAATTGCTTCAACACTCGTGGTCGGATATGTTGGTGCTGGACCACCTTCACCAACGGATGCATAACGGTCTACCAGATGAAACCACACTTCATAACGGGCAGAAGTTTGATCTTCTATGCCTCGGTCTTCTGGGGGTGCCTTCACTGGCTGACCACTTCAACGAGCTCCAGAATAAATTAGCTGAGCTCAAATTCGACGTACCTGATTACATCTGTGTGAAATTCCTCCTGCTTTTAAACCCTG ACGTGCGGGGTATCGTAAACGTGAAATGCGTCAGAGATGGTTACCAGACAGTACAGGCCGCACTTCTAGACTACACACTTACCTGCTATCCCACGATACAG GACAAATTCGGCAAATTAGTGATGGTAGTGCCTGAAATTCATGCGCTCGCGGCACGAGGCGAAGAGCACTTGTATCAGCGACATTGCGCGGGCCAGGCGCCAACACAGACTCTACTTATGGAAATGCTGCACGCTAAACGCAA GCCAAACGGTGGTGATATGGTTAACCGGAATGCTGAGCACACGTCAACTCTAGACAGATT ATCTTGA